The Celeribacter marinus genome window below encodes:
- a CDS encoding cell division ATP-binding protein FtsE — MIEFHDAAYGYGGRELLSQINVSLAPGSFHFLTGPSGAGKTTFLKLCYHELQATAGRVSLLGKDSRSLDRDDVAMLRRKIGVVHQDCQFLDHLSVWENISLPLTVSGRPIVESDLADLIAWVGLSDHANALPPEMSGGERQRAALARAIIMSPDVIIADEPTGNVDWEMSLRLLQLLVELNRMGKTVVIATHDMHLIRQAKSQVNARVLRIADRRIHQAGADL; from the coding sequence GTGATCGAGTTTCATGACGCAGCGTACGGATACGGGGGGCGTGAATTGCTTTCCCAAATAAACGTCTCCCTCGCTCCGGGGTCGTTTCACTTTTTGACGGGACCGTCTGGGGCAGGCAAGACCACATTTCTAAAACTATGTTATCATGAGCTTCAGGCGACCGCTGGTCGTGTGTCGCTCTTGGGGAAAGACAGCCGTAGTCTGGATCGCGATGACGTGGCCATGCTGCGCCGCAAGATTGGTGTCGTGCACCAAGACTGTCAGTTTCTTGATCATTTAAGCGTTTGGGAAAATATCTCGCTGCCGCTTACGGTGTCAGGGCGCCCTATCGTCGAGAGTGATTTGGCTGATTTGATTGCGTGGGTGGGGCTAAGTGATCACGCCAATGCCTTGCCGCCCGAGATGTCGGGCGGGGAACGCCAACGTGCTGCCCTCGCGCGCGCCATAATCATGTCGCCAGATGTGATCATCGCGGATGAGCCTACGGGTAATGTGGATTGGGAAATGTCATTGCGCTTGTTGCAACTGCTGGTGGAACTCAACCGTATGGGCAAAACCGTTGTTATTGCCACGCACGACATGCATCTGATTCGTCAGGCAAAATCACAGGTTAACGCGCGCGTCCTGAGAATCGCGGATCGGCGTATTCATCAAGCGGGAGCGGATTTATGA
- a CDS encoding zinc-ribbon domain-containing protein: MRLVCPNCDAQYEVDEKVIPENGRDVQCSNCGHTWFQSPEHMDADLAEEMGYDLAQESEADHTHAPLAEHPPKPDFDTDEDAFHEVEPNEVSSQDDQDEEEWSSTADHAPAYTYDDDDEDDDGEGPAHDIVARPRPSIDDSIKDMLREEQEFSAPHGAPEPLEIQTDLGLEEAEIATDQAMREKMARLRGLDPADPALTAGTLGSHSKRRDLLPDIEEINSTLSASSERDADGTVPDEQTRRTRAQRGISRSIFAVFIIVASLLVALYVFAPTIANAVPSLAPLMDSYISSANVFRVWLDGGMSALSDRLNILLSQLNG, from the coding sequence ATGCGGCTAGTGTGCCCAAACTGCGATGCTCAATATGAGGTCGACGAAAAGGTCATTCCCGAGAACGGGCGCGATGTTCAATGCTCAAACTGCGGTCATACGTGGTTTCAAAGCCCTGAACATATGGATGCCGATCTTGCGGAGGAAATGGGCTACGACCTTGCACAAGAGAGCGAGGCCGACCACACGCATGCTCCGCTCGCAGAGCACCCTCCCAAGCCTGACTTTGATACGGACGAGGACGCTTTTCACGAGGTCGAGCCGAACGAAGTGTCATCGCAGGATGATCAAGATGAGGAAGAATGGTCAAGCACGGCTGATCACGCCCCCGCCTACACCTATGATGACGACGACGAAGACGACGATGGCGAGGGACCAGCACACGATATTGTGGCACGTCCGCGACCGTCCATCGACGACTCGATCAAGGATATGCTGCGTGAAGAACAAGAATTCAGTGCACCACATGGCGCGCCAGAACCGTTAGAAATTCAAACGGATTTGGGACTGGAAGAAGCCGAAATCGCGACAGATCAGGCGATGCGTGAAAAGATGGCGCGCTTGCGTGGTCTCGATCCTGCCGACCCTGCGTTGACCGCAGGGACGTTGGGATCACATTCCAAGCGGCGCGACCTGTTGCCTGATATCGAAGAGATCAACTCTACACTGAGTGCGTCATCCGAACGTGATGCTGACGGCACTGTCCCAGACGAGCAAACCCGCCGCACACGTGCGCAACGCGGTATTTCGCGCTCAATCTTTGCGGTGTTTATCATCGTCGCGTCCCTGTTGGTCGCGCTGTATGTCTTTGCGCCAACCATCGCCAATGCCGTACCATCACTCGCCCCCCTCATGGACAGCTATATCAGTAGCGCAAACGTCTTTCGGGTTTGGCTCGATGGTGGCATGTCGGCCTTGAGCGACCGCCTGAATATCTTGCTCAGCCAACTCAATGGCTGA
- the lysA gene encoding diaminopimelate decarboxylase, whose protein sequence is MDHFLYRDGVLHAEDVRVSDIAAAVGTPFYVYSTATLTRHFTLFDEALGGMDHLICFAMKSNSNLAVLKLMGELGAGIDVVSMGEYLKAKAAGLPGDRIVFSGVGKTREEMRVALEGGIRQFNVESEPELEALNAVAMSLGVKAPIALRVNPDVDAKTHAKIATGKSENKFGIPIATCRDVYRRAGQMEGIDVVGIDVHIGSQLTQLEPFELAFTKVAELTELLRADGHDIRRLDLGGGLGIPYERSNEAPPLPVEYGEVIRKTVGHLGCEIEIEPGRLISGNAGILVSSVIYLKHGEGRDFLIVDAAMNDLVRPSMYDAHHDIVPVIEPLAGAEQAPLDIVGPVCETGDTFAKARDMPPLREDDLVAFRSAGAYGAVMASEYNSRPLIPEVLVHGDQFAVIRARPTYDEMINRDTIPVWL, encoded by the coding sequence ATGGACCATTTTCTCTACCGTGACGGCGTATTGCACGCCGAAGATGTTCGTGTGAGCGATATCGCCGCGGCTGTCGGCACGCCGTTTTACGTCTATTCCACTGCCACGTTGACGCGTCACTTTACGTTGTTTGACGAGGCGTTGGGCGGCATGGATCATCTCATTTGCTTTGCGATGAAATCAAACTCGAACCTTGCCGTTCTCAAACTCATGGGTGAGCTTGGCGCGGGTATCGATGTGGTGTCTATGGGCGAGTATCTTAAGGCGAAAGCTGCGGGGCTTCCGGGAGATCGGATCGTGTTTTCGGGCGTGGGCAAAACCCGCGAGGAAATGCGTGTGGCCCTTGAGGGGGGCATTCGCCAGTTCAATGTCGAGAGCGAGCCGGAGTTGGAGGCGCTCAACGCGGTTGCGATGTCTTTGGGGGTCAAGGCACCGATTGCGTTGCGCGTGAATCCCGATGTCGACGCCAAAACGCACGCAAAAATTGCCACAGGAAAATCCGAGAACAAATTTGGCATTCCGATTGCAACATGTCGCGATGTTTATAGGCGCGCGGGGCAAATGGAGGGCATTGATGTTGTTGGCATCGATGTCCATATCGGCTCGCAATTGACGCAACTGGAGCCGTTCGAGTTGGCCTTTACCAAGGTTGCTGAATTGACTGAACTGCTGCGCGCAGACGGCCATGACATTCGCCGCCTCGATTTGGGCGGTGGTTTGGGTATCCCGTATGAGCGCTCTAACGAAGCCCCCCCATTGCCCGTCGAATACGGTGAGGTGATCCGCAAGACGGTCGGCCATCTGGGATGCGAAATCGAGATTGAGCCAGGGCGCCTTATTTCCGGTAACGCAGGGATTTTGGTCTCGTCCGTCATCTACCTCAAGCACGGTGAGGGGCGCGATTTCCTAATTGTGGATGCGGCCATGAACGATCTCGTGCGCCCGTCGATGTATGATGCGCACCACGATATTGTGCCTGTGATCGAACCGCTTGCCGGAGCTGAGCAAGCACCGCTCGATATTGTTGGTCCGGTGTGTGAGACGGGCGATACATTCGCTAAAGCCCGAGATATGCCGCCACTTCGCGAGGATGATCTCGTGGCGTTTCGCTCGGCGGGTGCATACGGTGCTGTTATGGCGTCCGAGTATAACTCACGGCCATTGATCCCCGAGGTTCTGGTCCACGGCGATCAATTCGCTGTCATCCGTGCGCGTCCGACCTATGACGAAATGATAAACCGCGATACCATCCCTGTGTGGCTGTAA
- a CDS encoding lysophospholipid acyltransferase family protein, which translates to MPYPVQWVLSLIFVVQMYVVLLILAIVYTPLALFEREYAFKAIHAYCHWVRFSARIIVGLRSEIRGEVPTDAVIVASKHQSFFDIIMITSALPRPKFIMKKQITMTPIVGYYAKRINCIAVDRGKRGVAIKKMVADVKSGAIEAGQLVIFPQGTRVGAGESLPYKVGTGVLYEQTGQACVPAGTNVGVFWKRHGIYRGRGLAVVEFLPRIEQGLPLASFMTELEQAVESSSNRLMQEAGFNPPTV; encoded by the coding sequence ATGCCCTATCCGGTTCAGTGGGTTCTCTCGCTCATCTTCGTTGTGCAGATGTATGTCGTGCTTTTGATCCTCGCGATTGTCTACACGCCTTTGGCCCTGTTCGAGCGCGAGTACGCGTTCAAAGCAATCCATGCCTATTGTCACTGGGTGCGGTTCTCCGCGCGTATTATTGTCGGATTGCGGTCTGAAATCCGTGGGGAGGTGCCAACCGATGCCGTGATCGTCGCCTCAAAGCACCAGAGCTTTTTCGATATCATCATGATTACATCAGCGCTGCCGCGCCCGAAGTTCATCATGAAAAAGCAGATCACAATGACGCCCATCGTTGGCTATTACGCCAAGCGTATCAATTGTATCGCGGTGGATCGCGGCAAGCGTGGCGTTGCGATCAAAAAGATGGTGGCGGATGTGAAGTCGGGCGCGATTGAAGCGGGACAATTGGTGATATTCCCACAAGGGACGCGTGTCGGTGCGGGCGAAAGCCTACCCTACAAGGTTGGGACAGGTGTTTTGTATGAGCAAACGGGTCAGGCCTGTGTGCCGGCGGGCACGAATGTTGGCGTGTTCTGGAAGCGGCACGGGATTTACCGTGGGCGCGGATTGGCCGTTGTCGAGTTCTTGCCGCGCATTGAGCAAGGCTTGCCCCTCGCGAGCTTTATGACGGAGCTTGAACAGGCGGTTGAAAGCTCGTCAAACAGGTTGATGCAAGAGGCGGGGTTCAATCCTCCTACTGTCTAG
- the argH gene encoding argininosuccinate lyase → MSDKKSNAMWGGRFADGPDAIMEAINASIDYDKRLASQDIAGSRAHAAMLAQQGIIDANDAEVIREGLLTVLSEIEAGNFEFSAALEDIHMNVEARLKEIIGDAAGRLHTARSRNDQVATDFKLWTRDQMDAAISGIDALIRALIAQAEAGADWVMPGFTHLQTAQPVTWGHHMMAYVEMLGRDMSRFKDARARMNENPLGSAALAGTGFPIDRHMTAATLGFDRPTANSLDAVADRDFALEFLSCASITAMHMSRFAEELVIWSSAQFKFVTLSDRFSTGSSIMPQKKNPDAAELIRAKVGRIFGANVALMMVMKGLPLAYSKDMQEDKEQVFDAADNLMLALAAMTGMVSDMTGNIDNLRAAAASGFSTATDLADWLVREAGMPFRDAHHVTGALVAMAEKKGCDLPDLSLADMKSVHDAITEDVFNVLTVENSVASRTSYGGTAPSQVRAQIARWKEVLK, encoded by the coding sequence ATGAGTGACAAAAAATCCAATGCGATGTGGGGCGGACGGTTTGCGGACGGTCCCGATGCGATCATGGAAGCCATCAATGCGTCGATCGATTACGACAAACGCCTCGCTTCTCAAGACATCGCAGGGTCGCGTGCACATGCCGCCATGCTGGCCCAACAAGGTATTATTGACGCTAACGATGCCGAGGTCATTCGGGAAGGCCTACTCACGGTATTGTCAGAAATCGAAGCCGGAAACTTCGAATTTTCTGCCGCTCTTGAAGATATTCATATGAATGTCGAGGCGCGTCTCAAAGAGATCATCGGGGACGCGGCGGGGCGTCTGCACACGGCGCGCTCACGCAATGACCAAGTGGCCACAGATTTCAAACTGTGGACGCGCGATCAAATGGACGCCGCGATTTCGGGCATTGATGCTCTGATCCGTGCGTTGATCGCACAGGCTGAGGCGGGTGCGGATTGGGTGATGCCCGGCTTTACACACTTGCAAACGGCGCAGCCCGTCACGTGGGGCCACCACATGATGGCCTATGTCGAGATGCTTGGCCGTGACATGTCGCGGTTCAAAGATGCTCGTGCGCGCATGAATGAAAATCCGCTCGGATCGGCCGCGCTTGCGGGCACAGGGTTCCCGATTGATCGCCACATGACCGCCGCGACGCTTGGGTTTGATCGTCCGACTGCCAACTCGCTGGACGCTGTTGCGGATCGCGATTTCGCATTGGAGTTTTTGTCATGCGCGTCCATTACGGCCATGCATATGAGCCGCTTTGCCGAGGAATTGGTGATCTGGTCGTCAGCGCAGTTTAAATTCGTCACGCTCTCGGATCGTTTTTCCACGGGCTCGTCGATCATGCCGCAAAAGAAGAACCCGGATGCGGCTGAATTGATCCGCGCCAAAGTTGGGCGTATTTTCGGGGCGAATGTCGCCTTGATGATGGTGATGAAGGGTCTGCCATTGGCCTATTCCAAGGACATGCAAGAAGACAAGGAACAGGTGTTCGACGCCGCCGATAACCTCATGTTGGCCTTGGCCGCGATGACGGGGATGGTGTCCGACATGACGGGCAACATCGACAATCTTCGCGCCGCAGCCGCCAGCGGATTTTCGACCGCGACCGATTTGGCCGACTGGCTTGTCCGCGAGGCGGGTATGCCGTTTCGCGATGCCCACCATGTCACGGGAGCCTTGGTCGCTATGGCTGAGAAAAAGGGATGCGACCTACCCGATTTGAGCCTTGCCGACATGAAATCTGTTCACGATGCGATTACTGAGGACGTGTTCAACGTCTTAACAGTTGAAAACTCGGTGGCATCTCGGACAAGCTATGGCGGCACGGCCCCCTCGCAGGTGCGTGCGCAGATCGCGCGTTGGAAAGAGGTGTTGAAATGA
- a CDS encoding TlpA family protein disulfide reductase: MLKTSLTATLYTALSLSAIAAQGADAVDVAALRADSMKKLVVHAEPKDTPSTPFMLQNGEEMTLAGLSDSIKVVNFWATWCAPCRKEMPALDALAKEFAPMGLSVVPIATGHNPIPAIERFFGDAGIESIDYALDPKSKLARDMSVLGLPVTVILDEQGREIARLTGDADWHSQSARDIVSALLGQSAGPEEQMPQN, translated from the coding sequence ATGTTGAAAACTTCTCTTACCGCCACCCTTTATACGGCCCTGAGCCTATCTGCAATTGCTGCGCAAGGCGCGGATGCGGTGGATGTCGCGGCGTTGCGGGCGGACAGTATGAAAAAGCTTGTTGTGCACGCGGAACCAAAAGACACGCCGAGCACGCCGTTCATGCTTCAAAACGGCGAGGAGATGACGCTTGCGGGTCTTTCCGATAGCATAAAGGTCGTGAACTTTTGGGCGACATGGTGTGCGCCGTGCCGCAAAGAGATGCCTGCACTTGACGCCTTGGCAAAAGAGTTTGCACCCATGGGCTTATCGGTTGTTCCCATCGCGACAGGGCATAACCCCATACCCGCGATTGAGCGGTTTTTCGGGGACGCAGGAATCGAAAGCATCGACTACGCACTCGATCCCAAAAGCAAACTAGCGCGTGATATGAGTGTTCTTGGCCTCCCCGTCACGGTTATCTTGGACGAACAAGGCCGCGAGATTGCGCGCCTAACCGGCGATGCTGATTGGCATTCACAATCCGCGCGCGACATTGTTTCGGCGTTGCTTGGACAATCCGCCGGTCCTGAGGAGCAAATGCCCCAGAACTAG
- a CDS encoding cell division protein FtsX has translation MKSILLPFLQFDENKHDRVVPPSGFTAQLSLLTSGAMAFLAVFAMALSFATGRLADQWGSELARASTVRISAPDDQVAAQTQAALDVLRTTPGIAFAEALSDEDERALLEPWFGPSLPIENLPLPVLIEVRETAEGYDAEGLRLRLAGEVPGAVLDDHSRWRLPLVKAADRLRILGLLSLVLIAAVTAGMITLAANAALAANGQVVRVLRLVGSTDTYIARAFVRRFTVRGFTGAVVGTFFGVVAISLLPDANVEGGFLTGLGFQGAQWLWPCIIPLLAAIVAYAATRVAATQALRRLM, from the coding sequence ATGAAGAGTATCCTTCTGCCATTTCTGCAGTTCGATGAGAACAAGCATGATCGCGTTGTCCCACCCTCTGGCTTTACGGCGCAACTATCGCTGCTCACCTCGGGCGCGATGGCGTTTTTGGCGGTGTTTGCCATGGCGTTGTCGTTCGCTACGGGTCGGTTGGCCGATCAATGGGGCAGTGAACTGGCGCGGGCGTCTACGGTACGCATTTCCGCGCCTGACGATCAGGTCGCGGCACAGACGCAAGCGGCCTTGGATGTGTTGCGCACAACACCCGGCATCGCATTTGCCGAGGCGCTATCGGATGAGGATGAGCGTGCGTTGTTGGAGCCGTGGTTTGGACCGTCTTTGCCAATTGAAAACCTCCCGTTGCCGGTGTTGATCGAGGTGCGCGAGACGGCTGAGGGGTATGATGCCGAAGGGTTGCGATTGCGCCTTGCGGGCGAAGTTCCGGGGGCTGTTCTGGATGATCATAGCCGTTGGCGTCTCCCGCTGGTCAAGGCCGCGGATCGTCTTCGAATCCTCGGGTTGCTGTCGCTTGTCCTGATCGCGGCCGTCACTGCGGGAATGATCACGCTTGCCGCAAATGCGGCGTTGGCGGCGAATGGTCAGGTGGTCCGTGTTTTGCGTCTTGTCGGCTCAACCGATACGTATATCGCACGCGCTTTTGTGCGGCGCTTTACAGTGCGCGGGTTCACGGGCGCAGTGGTTGGAACGTTTTTTGGCGTTGTCGCCATTTCCCTTTTGCCAGATGCGAACGTCGAGGGCGGATTTCTCACGGGGCTAGGATTTCAAGGCGCGCAGTGGCTTTGGCCGTGTATTATTCCGCTTCTTGCCGCTATCGTTGCTTATGCTGCGACCCGTGTAGCGGCCACGCAAGCGTTGAGGAGGTTGATGTAA
- a CDS encoding PAS domain-containing protein, whose product MNIQTTASEFARKTEDVAFAMDELFFSRTDERGVIAAGNAVFRRISGFDWDELVGAPHKVVRHSDMPKGIFHILWTRIQTGVPAGAYVKNRTKDGRYYWVYAIISPIPGGYVSVRLKPTAQVFETVVAEYAAALSAERDEGLTPAQSAQRICERLHGLGFANYEAFSASALAQEAMARDGALGRGEDGRTRCLSRLLPVIKAIEGNQIKLFQAFEAIRGIPSNMRIVASRLEPAGGPISAISQNYRLMSNEVTDHLGAFLSDGGKRSLLDSISGRIDQALFMVAASRIQREVSEAAREALVSGGERGGFEQEVDVLTSLVDGYSKTTAEVLASVFRDVAQLRRSAKDLKQLVTGLDSIRVLCRVEAGRLGANSASLTPVINQLDRFHVEIDNTLEKIMEQAEDGKDLVERAMPRAVNRTLSPKHGGAIGHPRAVGIL is encoded by the coding sequence ATGAACATACAGACAACAGCGTCCGAGTTTGCACGAAAGACCGAAGATGTCGCTTTTGCGATGGATGAGTTGTTCTTCTCGCGCACTGACGAGCGCGGAGTGATCGCTGCGGGCAACGCCGTTTTTCGCCGTATCTCCGGCTTTGACTGGGACGAACTGGTTGGCGCGCCGCATAAGGTTGTGCGCCATAGTGACATGCCAAAAGGTATTTTCCATATTCTGTGGACGCGCATCCAAACGGGGGTGCCTGCGGGAGCCTACGTCAAAAACCGTACAAAAGATGGACGATACTATTGGGTGTATGCGATCATTTCGCCGATCCCGGGCGGATATGTTTCTGTGCGTCTCAAACCCACTGCGCAGGTGTTTGAGACTGTTGTTGCCGAATACGCAGCGGCCTTGAGTGCCGAGCGCGACGAAGGATTGACCCCCGCGCAGAGTGCGCAGCGCATTTGCGAGCGGCTGCACGGGTTGGGTTTCGCGAATTATGAAGCTTTTAGTGCATCCGCTTTAGCGCAGGAGGCCATGGCGCGTGACGGTGCGTTGGGGCGTGGCGAAGATGGCCGGACACGATGCCTGAGCCGCCTTTTGCCCGTGATCAAAGCGATCGAAGGCAACCAAATAAAGCTGTTTCAGGCGTTCGAGGCCATTCGGGGAATCCCGTCAAATATGCGCATTGTTGCGTCTCGTTTGGAGCCAGCCGGTGGCCCAATTTCGGCGATTTCGCAAAACTACCGTTTGATGTCGAACGAAGTCACGGACCATCTAGGTGCGTTTTTGTCCGATGGCGGCAAGCGCAGTTTGTTGGACTCCATTTCGGGGCGGATTGATCAAGCATTGTTTATGGTCGCCGCATCGCGCATCCAGCGTGAGGTGAGCGAGGCTGCACGAGAGGCGCTTGTCTCTGGCGGTGAGCGAGGCGGCTTTGAGCAGGAGGTGGATGTTTTGACATCCTTGGTCGATGGTTATTCCAAAACAACCGCAGAGGTTCTTGCTTCGGTGTTTCGAGATGTGGCGCAGTTGCGGCGATCGGCGAAAGACCTAAAGCAACTGGTGACGGGTCTCGATTCTATTCGGGTTCTTTGTCGGGTCGAAGCGGGGCGTTTGGGTGCAAACTCTGCATCCCTCACGCCCGTCATCAATCAACTCGACCGCTTCCATGTCGAAATTGATAACACGCTCGAAAAGATCATGGAGCAAGCTGAGGACGGAAAGGACCTTGTCGAACGCGCGATGCCACGCGCAGTCAATCGTACATTGTCACCCAAGCACGGTGGTGCCATCGGACATCCTCGCGCGGTTGGGATACTATGA
- a CDS encoding DUF4175 domain-containing protein, whose product MDYRTHLTDETAKRVSRAIGATHIGVLFEHVSTAFWPSFSGVAVVIGLTLLGVHEVLPLGWRIAIWGMVALALAGLFVLGVWRLRWPSRAIAMSRVDATLRGQPLQALRDTPVSGASDPPSRAIWAAHMARMSTRVAAARPVAPEPMMAAKDPYGLRLVALTVLGMGLVFGSIDHAKTVAMTSSTDQIAAGPTWEGWVKPPAFTGKPTLYLADLGAGFEAPQGSQVTVRLYGDGASDDLTLRETVSGIGDGAAPDFKVAQSGDIEIDGPTGQLWSVGLIPDAPPTAELIGDMTRAASGEARQSYRLSDDFGVTKAVMAFERDVAAVTRHYGFALTPEPRPDLVIDVILPQTGSRTEIEGMFAQNVSEHPFSGLPVMMSLRAYDQTGQVSTDAIGEGILPGRRFFDPLAAAIIDVRRELLWNRSNATRAARVLRAVSYQPDETVGDGDVTRRLRAVISLIEDRVDPMSDERVDQVAKELWEIATLLEDGDLKEALERLRRAQERLQQAMRDGASDEEIARLMQELREATQDYIAQLAEQQGDQESEAAQGETQQMSADQLQQLMDRIQELMEQGRMAEAQQMMDMLNQLLENMRVTQDPNGQGGEGNPSMQGMQDMLRDQQELNDDTFSDLQNQQDQGPQGEEGEGQDRQGSDAQGQGEDGASDMGALSERQGALRRELERQRGNVPNGENAEGIGEALDGAGRAMDDAEQALRENDLGGALDRQAQALEALREGMRQLGDQLSQNQAQDQDGQQGQSGGTTGGEERRDPLGRFAGNTGQAGSDEAMTEGEDVYRRAEELLDEIRRRSAEQQRPDDERDYLNRLLDRF is encoded by the coding sequence ATGGACTATCGAACGCATCTGACCGATGAAACCGCAAAACGGGTGAGCCGCGCCATTGGCGCGACCCATATCGGTGTGTTGTTCGAGCATGTCTCCACGGCGTTTTGGCCGTCTTTTTCTGGTGTTGCTGTGGTGATTGGTCTGACTCTTTTGGGGGTGCATGAGGTCCTACCTCTTGGATGGCGCATAGCGATTTGGGGCATGGTTGCCCTCGCCTTGGCGGGTCTGTTTGTTTTGGGGGTCTGGCGGTTGCGCTGGCCGTCACGGGCGATTGCTATGTCTCGTGTGGATGCCACTTTGCGTGGTCAACCTCTCCAAGCGTTGCGTGACACGCCTGTGTCGGGGGCGTCTGATCCACCGTCGCGTGCGATTTGGGCGGCGCATATGGCGCGCATGTCGACGCGCGTTGCGGCGGCGCGCCCCGTTGCTCCTGAGCCGATGATGGCAGCCAAAGATCCGTACGGGCTGCGCCTTGTGGCGTTGACTGTGTTGGGTATGGGGTTGGTGTTCGGGTCAATCGACCATGCTAAAACTGTCGCGATGACGAGTAGCACAGACCAGATCGCTGCGGGGCCAACATGGGAAGGCTGGGTGAAGCCACCTGCGTTTACGGGCAAGCCCACCTTGTATCTCGCGGATTTAGGTGCTGGTTTTGAAGCGCCACAGGGATCACAGGTCACCGTGCGCTTATACGGCGATGGCGCGTCTGACGATTTGACGTTGCGTGAAACGGTGTCGGGGATTGGCGATGGGGCCGCACCGGATTTCAAGGTGGCGCAGTCTGGCGATATAGAAATTGATGGTCCAACTGGACAGTTGTGGAGTGTGGGGCTTATTCCTGATGCGCCACCAACGGCCGAGCTGATTGGCGATATGACCCGTGCGGCCAGCGGTGAGGCGCGTCAGTCGTATCGTCTCAGCGATGATTTTGGTGTCACCAAAGCTGTGATGGCGTTCGAGCGTGATGTTGCAGCGGTAACGCGCCACTACGGGTTTGCACTGACCCCTGAACCGCGTCCTGACCTTGTCATTGACGTTATATTACCACAGACGGGGAGCCGCACCGAGATTGAGGGCATGTTCGCCCAAAACGTCTCCGAGCATCCGTTTTCGGGCCTGCCCGTGATGATGTCACTTAGGGCTTACGATCAAACGGGGCAGGTGAGCACGGATGCGATTGGCGAAGGTATTTTGCCGGGGCGGCGTTTCTTCGATCCACTTGCGGCGGCGATTATTGATGTGCGTAGAGAGCTGTTGTGGAACCGTTCCAATGCAACCCGCGCGGCGCGGGTGCTCAGAGCGGTGTCCTATCAACCAGATGAGACTGTGGGGGACGGGGATGTCACGCGACGTCTGCGGGCTGTGATTTCGTTGATTGAGGATCGTGTTGATCCGATGTCTGATGAGCGCGTAGATCAGGTTGCCAAAGAGTTATGGGAGATTGCGACCCTGCTTGAGGATGGCGATTTAAAGGAAGCGTTGGAAAGATTGCGCCGCGCGCAAGAGCGCCTACAACAGGCGATGCGTGATGGCGCCTCTGATGAAGAAATCGCGCGCCTGATGCAGGAGTTGCGTGAGGCGACACAAGATTACATTGCGCAATTGGCGGAACAGCAAGGTGATCAAGAGAGCGAGGCTGCGCAAGGCGAGACGCAACAGATGTCCGCCGATCAGCTCCAACAATTGATGGACCGTATTCAGGAGTTGATGGAGCAGGGCCGCATGGCTGAGGCGCAACAGATGATGGATATGCTCAATCAGCTTTTGGAAAACATGCGTGTGACCCAAGACCCGAATGGACAAGGGGGCGAGGGCAATCCGTCAATGCAGGGCATGCAAGATATGTTGCGCGACCAGCAAGAGTTGAATGACGATACATTCTCTGACCTACAAAACCAGCAAGACCAAGGTCCGCAGGGCGAAGAGGGCGAGGGTCAAGATCGACAAGGCTCTGATGCTCAAGGTCAAGGTGAGGATGGCGCATCAGACATGGGTGCGTTGTCAGAGCGTCAAGGGGCCTTGCGGCGGGAATTGGAACGTCAGCGTGGCAATGTGCCAAACGGTGAGAATGCCGAAGGCATCGGTGAGGCTCTCGACGGTGCGGGCCGCGCGATGGATGATGCCGAGCAGGCCCTGCGCGAAAACGATTTGGGCGGTGCTCTGGATCGTCAGGCTCAAGCATTGGAAGCGTTACGCGAGGGGATGCGCCAATTGGGCGACCAGCTGTCACAAAACCAAGCGCAAGATCAAGACGGACAACAAGGGCAATCTGGCGGGACCACTGGCGGCGAAGAGCGCCGCGATCCCTTGGGGCGCTTCGCAGGCAATACGGGCCAAGCCGGTTCTGATGAGGCGATGACCGAGGGTGAGGATGTCTATCGGCGCGCCGAGGAGCTATTGGACGAAATCCGGAGGCGATCCGCAGAGCAACAGCGCCCCGACGATGAGCGCGACTATCTCAATCGCTTGTTGGACCGGTTTTAA